In Luteipulveratus mongoliensis, the DNA window CTTCGTCATTCGCCGCGGTCAGCCTGTGGCGGGGCCATCGATCGGTCGGGGCGCGGGTGACGAGCCGATGCGCCGGTTCACCTGCTTGGACGGAGCGTCGCCCTCAGGAGTCGCCTCGGCGAGCTGGTCCAAGAAGAGGTCCACGGCCTCGGCGTCGTAGCCGGCGCGGAAGCGGGACGAGCGGTTGAACCGCGCTGACTGGACGTCGGGCAGCTCCTCGCCGTGGCCCATCGCGACGAGGACCTCGTCGAGGAAGTCGTCGACGTCGGTCTCGATGTAGCCGGTCCGGCTGCCCTTGGCTCGCGGGAAGGCGGCGTCGCGCACCCAGTCCTGCTGGACCTGGGTCCAGCCGAGGCCGCGGTCGCCGTCGGCCTCGCTCTCGAGGGCAGGCGCGGCTGCGGGCTCATCACCGGTGTACTCATCGCGCCATTCCTTGAGCACGAACAGCAGGGCGTCGACGCGCCCCTGGTCGTAGCCCATGCGGAAGGGGCTGGTCGGGAAGACCAGCTGCACGGGGTCCGGGATCTGCTGGCCGGCCTTCATACAGGCCAGCACGTGGTCGAGGTAGGTGTCCACATCGAGCACGTGGTAGCCACCCCGCCGTTCAGAGAACTGCGTGCCACCCACCTTGGCGATGTGCTGTTCAGTCCATTGCACGGTGTCAGGATCGCATCCGCGGGGCCAGAACTCCCAACTCTTGACGGTTGACCGAGCCGGACACCCTCCTTGGAGGCTCCCGCCTACAGTGGTCGCCATGCGCGTTCTGGTCTCCGGCGGTGCCGGCTACATCGGCTCTCACACCGTCCTGTCCCTCCTCGAAGCCGGGCACGACGTGCTCGTGGTCGATGACTTCACCAACAGCAAGCCGACGGTCACGTCGCGGCTGGAATCCCTTTCGGGACAACACATTCCGCTGCAGTCCTTCGATCTGACCGACGTCGACAAGACGGAGCGGCTCTTCGCGCACGAGCAGATCGACGCGGTCATCCACTTCGCCGGCCTGAAGGCCGTCGGCGAGAGCGTGACCAAGCCGCTGGAGTACTACGCGAACAACCTCGGCTCGACGCTGTCGCTCGTGCGTGCGATGTCGAAGCACAACGTCCGGCACCTGGTGTTCTCGTCGTCGGCCACGGTCTACGGCGACCACGCGCCCGTGCCCTACCAGGAGACCTACGAACCGCTCGCCTCATCCAGCCCGTACGGCTGGACCAAGGTGATGCAGGAGCAGATCCTCAGCGATGTGGCCGCCGCGTCCGACGGCCTGAAGATCGCACTGCTGCGCTACTTCAACCCTGTCGGCGCGCACACCTCCGGCGAGATCGGTGAGGACCCGCAGGGCATCCCCAACAACCTGATGCCGTTCATCGCCCAGGTCGCCGTCGGGCGCCGCGAAAAGCTGTCGTTGTACGGCGACGACTACCCCACCAAGGACGGCACCTGCGAGCGCGACTACATCCACGTGCTCGACCTCGCGGCCGGCCACGTCGCGGCCGTCGAGCACCTGGAGTCGATGAGCGAGCCGGTGCGCGCGTTCAACCTCGGCACCGGCGAGGGTACGTCCGTGCTCCAGATGATCCACGCCTTCGAGAAGGCCGTGGGTCGCGAGCTGCCGTACGAGGTGGTTGGGCGCCGCGCCGGCGACCTGCCGGCGTACTGGGCTGACTCGACTCGCGCGGAGACCGAATTGGGTTGGAAGGCAACGCGATCCATCGAGGACATGTGTGCCGACACGTGGCGCTGGCAGTCGCAGAACCCGCAGGGTTACCCCGACGCCTGACCTCTCGATCCACCCGACCCGCTACATCTGTAGTTATGGTGTCGGCATGCGTACCCCTGTGCCTTCGGACTTCGCCTTCAAGTACGGCACCTTGCTGCACCGGACCGCTTTCGACCTGACCAAAGGCCGGCTGGGCGGGCGCCTCATCGGTA includes these proteins:
- a CDS encoding DivIVA domain-containing protein; the encoded protein is MQWTEQHIAKVGGTQFSERRGGYHVLDVDTYLDHVLACMKAGQQIPDPVQLVFPTSPFRMGYDQGRVDALLFVLKEWRDEYTGDEPAAAPALESEADGDRGLGWTQVQQDWVRDAAFPRAKGSRTGYIETDVDDFLDEVLVAMGHGEELPDVQSARFNRSSRFRAGYDAEAVDLFLDQLAEATPEGDAPSKQVNRRIGSSPAPRPIDGPATG
- the galE gene encoding UDP-glucose 4-epimerase GalE yields the protein MRVLVSGGAGYIGSHTVLSLLEAGHDVLVVDDFTNSKPTVTSRLESLSGQHIPLQSFDLTDVDKTERLFAHEQIDAVIHFAGLKAVGESVTKPLEYYANNLGSTLSLVRAMSKHNVRHLVFSSSATVYGDHAPVPYQETYEPLASSSPYGWTKVMQEQILSDVAAASDGLKIALLRYFNPVGAHTSGEIGEDPQGIPNNLMPFIAQVAVGRREKLSLYGDDYPTKDGTCERDYIHVLDLAAGHVAAVEHLESMSEPVRAFNLGTGEGTSVLQMIHAFEKAVGRELPYEVVGRRAGDLPAYWADSTRAETELGWKATRSIEDMCADTWRWQSQNPQGYPDA